Proteins co-encoded in one Oreochromis aureus strain Israel breed Guangdong linkage group 3, ZZ_aureus, whole genome shotgun sequence genomic window:
- the LOC116316564 gene encoding ribonuclease inhibitor-like gives MDCNLSDGSCEALSLVLNSQSSSLRELDLSNSNLHDSGVKPLSVGIQSPQCTLETLRLNGCFLSERSCEALSSVLRSQTSSLRELNLSNNNLQDSGMKLLSAAVESLQCNLKTLSLSGCLITEEGCTSLASALSSNPSHLRELDLSYNHPGDSGTKLLSAGLKNPRWRLDTLRVEPAGVQWLRPGLIIIKVSINEQMLDQ, from the exons ATGGACTGTAATCTGTCAGAtggaagctgtgaagctctgtccttaGTTCTCAACTCCCAGTCATCTAGTCttagagagctggacctgagtaacagcAACCTGCATGATTCAGGCGTGAAGCCTCTGTCTGTAGGAATACAGAGTCCACAGTGTACACTGGAAACACTCAG ACTGAatggctgtttcctgtcagagaGGAGCTGTGAAGCGTTGTCCTCAGTTCTCCGCTCCCAGACCTCTAGTTTGAGAGAACTAAACCTGAGTAACAataacctgcaggattcaggcaTGAAGCTTCTCTCTGCTGCAGTGGAGAGTCTACAATGTAACCTcaaaactctcag tctgtcaggttGTCTGATCACAGAAGAAGgttgtacttctctggcctcagctctgagctccaatcCCTCCCATCtcagagagctggacctgagctacaatcatccaggagattCAGGAACGAAGCTGCTGTCAGCTGGACTAAAGAATCCacgctggagactggacactctcag ggtggagcctgctggagtccaatggttgagaccaggtctga tcatcatcaaagtgtcaatcaacgAACAGAtgttggatcaataa
- the LOC120438674 gene encoding stonustoxin subunit alpha-like — translation MEVQSYPDHPDRFDDSNPQLLCRNGLTGRCYWEVEWRGHVYISLSYRTIRRKGRANDCLFGYNNQSWSLSCSDKYGYSVCHNKRATSPSSSSSSSSVSNRVAVYVDCPAGTLSFYRVSSDTLIHLHTFNTTFTQTLYPGFWFNPLSPDSSVTLC, via the coding sequence atggaggttcagtcatatcctgatcatccagacagatttgatgatTCTaatcctcagctgctgtgtagaaatggtctgactggtcgctgttactgggaggtcgagtggagaggacaCGTTTATATATCATTGAGTTACAGAacaatcagaaggaaaggacgTGCTAATGACTGTTTGTTTGGATACAATAATCAGTCCTGGAGTTTGAGCTGCTCTGATAAATATGGTTATTCTGTCTGTCACAATAAGAGAGCAacatccccctcctcctcctcctcctcctcctctgtctctaacagagtagcagtgtatgtggactgtcctgctggcactctgtccttctacagagtctcctctgacactctgatccacctccacaccttcaacaccacattcactcaaactctttatcctgggttttggTTTAATCCATTGTCACCTGATTCCTCAGTGACTCTGTGCTGa